In Lactococcus paracarnosus, a genomic segment contains:
- a CDS encoding AAA family ATPase, with the protein MLISIFLHSPDLIVLDEPFVGLDPNTSYFLTNELQKRAAKGAKIIYSTHVLEVAEKICNRVVLINQGEVKVNGLMKELVAKESLGEMFRRVTVHE; encoded by the coding sequence GTGTTAATTTCAATTTTTCTTCATAGTCCTGATTTAATTGTTCTAGATGAGCCATTTGTTGGTTTAGATCCAAATACTTCCTACTTTTTAACCAATGAACTGCAAAAAAGAGCAGCTAAAGGAGCAAAAATCATTTATTCTACTCACGTATTAGAAGTAGCTGAAAAAATCTGTAATCGAGTTGTATTGATCAATCAAGGAGAGGTAAAAGTCAATGGGTTGATGAAAGAATTAGTTGCCAAAGAGTCATTAGGAGAAATGTTTAGGAGGGTTACGGTTCATGAATAA